The Triticum aestivum cultivar Chinese Spring chromosome 7B, IWGSC CS RefSeq v2.1, whole genome shotgun sequence genome window below encodes:
- the LOC123159643 gene encoding uncharacterized protein, whose product MPPPWQPSTYAAGTIVAASPCRSSSPAGFHASPYSDPLSSVSDEEKTIGDTSSAAPPISLDDEFPKATAMGPYASAGWSDLPIDLLIRILHLLELPEALAFHAVCPSWRSASVAAGGVPPRRTPWLVSLAEEPLPAGDQQRPVRRGLWDPTATSELRNLVDAEKTFQVSFPWGQAVACCGASHGWLIMANELSDLVLYNPFTTASLSLPPITGFASCIEGVYGDEGNVVGYRYSCYESDSVYDVRSLGGFFYDKVVLSGSPSAGPAIALSMHMDGKRLSFARVGDSSWRQVSVIRRSLDSYADCVYHRGRFYVVTMEGKLKSWGLSGPEDRPRKKTIIAEGDDYFFELITRYLVSTPWGHLLQIRVVLDKYQEHYVRVDVDRLDLKSSQMVGVSPAKALRGHAAFLGQNSRGILSVDKFPEVRPDCIYFTTPRLRGDAFEHRHNQWSGVKVYDLRSRKLEDAFLSGGGHYGTICPSEVWFTPSL is encoded by the exons ATGCCCCCGCCATGGCAGCCCTCAACCTACGCCGCCGGCACGATAGTGGCAGCATCCCCCTGCCGCTCCTCCTCACCGGCCGGATTTCACGCATCCCCTTATTCCGATCCCCTTTCTTCCGTTTCAGATGAAGAGAAGACCATTGGAGATACTTCCTCAGCTGCCCCTCCTATCTCCCTCGATGATGAATTTCCGAAGGCCACCGCCATGG GACCTTATGCAAGTGCAGGCTGGTCGGACCTCCCCATAGATCTCCTCATCCGGATACTGCATCTCCTTGAGCTCCCCGAGGCCCTCGCCTTCCATGCTGTCTGCCCATCATGGCGTTCTGCATCTGTGGCTGCAGGTGGTGTCCCACCTCGCCGCACACCGTGGCTtgtgtccttggcggaggagccTCTTCCGGCAGGGGATCAACAGCGGCCTGTGCGTCGTGGATTATGGGATCCTACTGCCACTTCTGAGCTCCGCAACCTCGTGGATGCTGAGAAAACTTTCCAGGTCAGCTTTCCCTGGGGCCAGGCCGTGGCCTGCTGCggcgcctcccatggctggttaaTCATGGCAAACGAGCTCTCGGATCTCGTCCTCTATAACCCCTTCACCACGGCGTCACTCTCGCTCCCGCCAATCACCGGTTTTGCATCGTGCATCGAGGGGGTTTACGGAGATGAAGGGAACGTCGTGGGCTATCGTTACAGTTGTTACGAGAGTGACAGTGTCTATGATGTGCGGTCTCTTGGTGGGTTCTTCTATGACAAGGTTGTGTtgtccggttctccatctgctggtcCCGCAATTGCTTTGTCCATGCACATGGACGGTAAGCGACTCTCTTTTGCGAGGGTCGGAGATAGTTCTTGGCGACAAGTTTCAGTGATAAGGAGAAGCCTGGATAGCTATGCCGATTGCGTCTACCACCGCGGCAGGTTCTACGTGGTGACAATGGAAGGTAAATTGAAGTCTTGGGGCCTCAGTGGACCGGAGGACAGACCGCGAAAGAAAACGATCATTGCCGAGGGAGATGATTACTTTTTTGAACTTATCACGAGATACCTAGTTTCAACTCCCTGGGGACATCTTCTGCAGATTCGTGTCGTCCTCGACAAGTATCAGGAGCACTACGTCAGGGTTGATGTAGACAGATTGGATCTCAAGAGCAGCCAAATGGTGGGAGTAAGCCCTGCGAAGGCTCTAAGGGGACACGCGGCGTTCCTTGGTCAGAATAGCCGGGGTATATTGTCCGTGGATAAATTCCCCGAGGTAAGGCCAGATTGTATCTACTTCACGACTCCCCGTCTCAGGGGGGACGCTTTCGAGCATCGCCATAACCAATGGAGCGGTGTGAAGGTCTATGATTTGAGAAGTCGGAAGCTGGAGGATGCTTTTCTGTCGGGTGGTGGTCATTATGGAACAATCTGTCCATCGGAGGTCTGGTTCACGCCGAGCCTGTGA